The Dioscorea cayenensis subsp. rotundata cultivar TDr96_F1 chromosome 19, TDr96_F1_v2_PseudoChromosome.rev07_lg8_w22 25.fasta, whole genome shotgun sequence genome includes a window with the following:
- the LOC120249338 gene encoding dnaJ homolog subfamily C member 8 — MARGETKFAESSGKKIVQDCQFEEQKANFLTLKLASLSSTEGIPIVRRGVGVEERRQSSLAKMAAETEEDLILKGFFAEVSEVERDNEVIRILACFKLNPFEHLNLSFDSSPEEVKKQYRKLSLMVHPDKCKHPQAKEAFGALAKAQQLLLDPQEREYLLSQINAAKEELRAKRRKELKKDNASKIKSLVDEGKYEHQYEQSPEFQQQLKMKVRDNLTGQEWRRRKMQMRISEEEGRLKKDEEETKEMWKRKREHEEQWEETREGRVSSWRDFMKTGKKGKKGEIRPPKLKTEDPNKSYVQRPVKRE, encoded by the exons atggcaaggggggAGACGAAATTCGCAGAGAGCTCAGGCAAGAAGATTGTCCAGGATTGTCAATTCGAAGAACAGAAG GCTAATTTTCTTACCCTTAAATTAGCTTCTCTTTCATCCACTGAAGGAATCCCCATCGTTCGCCGAGGGGTTGGAGTAGAAGAGCGGAGACAGTCTTCTCTCGCGAAAATGGCCGCCGAGACGGAGGAGGATCTCATCCTCAAGGGCTTCTTCGCTGAGGTCAGTGAGGTTGAGAGGGACAACGAGGTCATCAG GATACTTGCCTGCTTCAAGTTGAATCCTTTTGAGCACCTGAACTTATCTTTTGACTCATCACCTGAAGaagttaaaaaacaatatagGAAG TTGTCACTGATGGTTCACCCGGATAAATGCAAGCATCCTCAGGCTAAGGAGGCTTTTGGAG CATTAGCAAAAGCTCAACAATTATTGCTTGATCCTCAGGAAAGGGAGTATCTCCTAAGTCAAATTAATGCTGCAAAAG AAGAGCTAAGGGCAAAGAGGAGAAAAGAGTTGAAGAAAGACAATGCTTCTAAGATAAAATCACTGGTTGATGAG GGAAAATATGAACATCAATATGAACAATCACCAGAATTTCAGCAGCAGTTAAAAATGAAAGTGAGGGATAATTTGACTGGGCAAGAGTGGCGACGGAGAAAAATGCAGATGCGG ATATCAGAAGAGGAAGGAAGACTTAAGAAGGATGAGGAAGAAACTAAGGAGATGTGGAAAAGGAAGCGTGAGCATGAGGAACAATGGGAAGAAACAAGAGAGGGACGG GTTTCTAGCTGGAGAGATTTTATGAAGACTGGGAAGAAG GGCAAAAAGGGTGAAATCCGACCCCCAAAACTCAAAACGGAGGATCCAAACAAATCATATGTGCAAAGGCCTGTAAAGCGGGAATGA
- the LOC120249719 gene encoding uncharacterized protein LOC120249719 has protein sequence MTRSIRNHRKITSRWARPTPYPLPSHHGASGNRTDLKNSPLGLEKKDWQDATCSVCMEFPHNAVLLLCSSHDKGCRPYMCGTSYRHSNCLEMFKKAYTKAMPSNETNAENPSLSLMTAGWSTCKKSEGIELACPLCRGQVKGWTVVEPAREYLNKKRRSCMHDDCSFVGTYKQLQKHVRAEHPRAKPRKVDPILEQKWRMMEHQREREDIISTIRASNPRSVVLGDYVIDFDGGSDTDGEDLGEGERNYGARGGFNTNYFYFLLQEGAGSLLSRFTRDDETFDSLEDGGGTVLSIDDDAPAVDAAAGNLLEGDDEDDDQGRQAAMSVNLLRSGRRRRRRSRGRLSSGVS, from the coding sequence ATGACAAGGAGCATCAGGAACCATCGCAAAATTACATCCCGTTGGGCTAGGCCAACCCCATATCCCTTGCCTTCACACCATGGTGCTTCAGGAAACAGAACTGATCTGAAGAACTCACCATTAGGCTTGGAGAAAAAGGATTGGCAAGACGCAACTTGTTCAGTttgcatggaatttccacataatGCTGTTCTTCTCCTTTGCTCATCTCATGACAAGGGTTGCCGCCCTTACATGTGTGGCACCAGCTATCGTCACTCAAATTGTCTGGAGATGTTCAAGAAGGCTTACACTAAAGCAATGCCCTCCAATGAAACAAATGCAGAGAATCCTAGTTTGAGCCTGATGACTGCTGGTTGGTCTACTTGCAAGAAATCTGAGGGGATCGAGCTTGCTTGTCCCCTGTGCCGTGGACAAGTGAAGGGATGGACGGTTGTTGAGCCTGCACGGGAGTATCTGAACAAAAAGAGGAGAAGCTGCATGCACGATGACTGCTCATTTGTGGGAACATATAAACAACTTCAGAAACATGTGAGGGCTGAGCATCCCCGTGCAAAACCACGAAAAGTGGATCCTATTCTGGAACAGAAATGGAGAATGATGGAACATCAGAGGGAAAGGGAAGATATTATCAGCACAATCAGAGCATCAAATCCAAGGTCTGTAGTATTGGGGGATTATGTGATAGACTTCGATGGTGGCTCTGACACTGATGGTGAGGATCTCGGTGAAGGGGAAAGAAATTATGGAGCAAGGGGTGGCTTCAATacaaactatttttattttctccttCAAGAAGGGGCTGGATCTCTGTTGTCAAGGTTTACTAGAGATGATGAAACATTTGACAGCTTAGAGGATGGCGGTGGTACTGTGCTCTCAATTGATGATGATGCTCCTGCTGTTGATGCAGCTGCTGGCAATCTTCTGGAAggagatgatgaggatgacGACCAAGGCAGACAAGCAGCAATGTCTGTGAATTTATTGAGATCTGGGAGGCGGCGAAGGCGGCGGAGCCGTGGGAGACTGTCTTCGGGTGTGAGCTGA